The following nucleotide sequence is from Primulina eburnea isolate SZY01 unplaced genomic scaffold, ASM2296580v1 ctg128_ERROPOS2300000, whole genome shotgun sequence.
CGAGGCCAAATATGGCTtcacaaaaaataaaacaataaacaaaTTCTGCCAAAGAGAAAGCAATTTTGCATCTTCCATAAAGTAAATGACCAAATCTTCGACACGGACtaaaaattgaaagaaaaaaacAGCATCAACATTATGTTTCAAGCAACATAATTTATGTTGCATCACAAAGCCGCATCTAATTCATAGTGTAAGAAACGCTCTACTTTAGAGAAATACTAAGAATCAATTTCCAGAAAATGCCATAAATCACTCTTTCAATACCATTCCGGATAAATAGTCAACTACCCAAAAAAATACTGAAAAAACATAGGTCactgtttgcacaatatttggtgttgcgggcgtgccaggtgcgaagtgcaccaatttgcgtaaaaacaacgaaaatctaacttctaaaaactTGACGATTATGGATACTAAATTCGACCgtcggttctaatctcctaaaatGACTACGAcgccaaaataaagaaaactacTGGAATTTGGGGAATAAACTCCTGACATCATTTATATTTTCAACAAACAGTAGGAATTTACAAAATATGGAAATATAACACAAATAATTGCTGAAATCTAGAACTAGAAGACGCTAGAAATGTACTGGAAATACTTGAAAACTAGTGCAATGAAAGATTGAATTTTGCAGAGAGTATTTGCAGATTTGTCTGTGTAGAGTTGTGTTTGTGTCCCTCTCGTTGTGTTAGCCGATTCCTTTTTCTTCCTGGCCGCTGCGTCCTCTTTCTCCACTCCCCCATGATCTCCACTATCTGCTCCCCTAATGCCACGATTTCTAACTATCCTCCCACGTTCTTTTTCTCTTCCGCACTCAGTGCTAATTTTTTAATCGATTAAGAATTATTCTTTTATGGGCTTATTTAATTGGGCTTCAGAATTGACTTGGGcttgtaattaaattatttttagcccaaacaatTGCCCCCCGCAAGCATTGGCCCATTGGGCCAAAATGCTTGTATGTAACCCAATTTTCAATTCCTCCATAGCTAGTATCCCACAAATGTTTTATGAATTGGGCTTCCACCAATGGGCCGAGCACTCAAACTTATTTTCCCTGGGCTTTGAATTTTCTAATCGTCTTTTGAATTCCCTCCCCCATCCAATTCGCGCCTGCTACTCGTCTTCTTCATCTCGCCGCTTTGCCCTTCGCTCCCCGCTGCTCTGAAATTTATTCCGCTCGTTCTCCGCCACCTACGCCCGTCGCTGCCTGGAGATTTACCGATGGCTCGAGATTCTTCTCCGGTGCGCCCTTCTGAACCAAGCACTGCGGGCGCGTTCTCTGTCTCGGCCGTCGCTTCCATCTCGCCGCCCATCGCGTTCGCCGGCCCTGCTGTGGTTGCCGAGGGTCTATCATTGGTTCGAGGTTCTTCTCCGGCGCCTCTAAGTCGTCCATGGGCGTCCACTCGGGTTTCAGTCAGTTCTACTCCGCTCGGGTCAGTATTCAACGACGACCATGGGTACTTCCTCGTTTCTTGAACTCTATTCAATGTTTCCCGGCTCTTTGAATGTTGAACGATGTTAGTCGTCCTGATTGAATTGCAATTTTATTTCCTTCGCTTTTGTGGTGTACACGAGGAACTAGTGCCTCAATGAGGGTTGGGCCCTTGTACCAATCGAGGTTGGTCGACTTCTCAATCATGCTATCTCCCTCAAAACAAAAAATTGGGACGAATGGAATCTTGTAAGGATTGTAGCCAACTTTCTTGAGGTAGGAAGACACCTCCTTCACGATTTCATCGTATTTGACTTTTGAGTATTTTGGTGTGGTGGCATCCATTTTGTTGCAGCAACAAATCATTTGCTTGATCCCGAGAGTGAAGGCAAGCAATGCATGCTCACGGATCTGACCATCCTTCGAGATGCCAGCTTCGAAACCACCAGTGGTAGAGTCAATAATGAGAACATCGCAATCAGCCTGGGAAGTACCAGtaatcatattcttgataaagTCACAGTGTCCAGGAGCATCGATGACAGTGCAATAATACTTGGTGGTATCAAACTTCCATAGAGCGATATCAATTGTGATTCCAAGCTCACGTTCCTTCTTTCTGCTTTGTATGATTAACCTTGAGGCGCTTCAATTTCCCTGGAGAAATTTAAGGGTTTGACGATCGGTTTTGCCATGGCAATGATCATTGTCATGTTATTCTATGTTATTTCCATATTGGATCCTTGTAGATGTTTACATGCCACCGTCCTTCCTCATTTGTTTATCTCGAACTCTTGCGAGGAGTTGGGCAACTTGACATTGTTTGGCCATCTATTAGCCTTTGCATCATGGTAGTAGTGCGATGGCTATTGCATGGACTTATTACATGCATCTGTCTCGGTCTTGACCACTCCTTTGGCTTCATCTGTTGCATCCACTGAATTAGATATGACATTGGCTATTTTGATGCATTTACCTCGTGGAAGCAATGTATGCGAGCTTCATAAGCCATCATATGGCCTTCCCGCATCTACATTTGTGTCTGACAGGGGAGTCTGATATGTCCTTATCTTTGCTGTAGGTGTGTTGATTTCCAGCCAACCACCAATTAGGTCCAAAACTTCTCCAAGGTCAGTGGTTATTGCCGAAGATCGGTAAAAACTTTCATTTCTTCATGGCTATCTATTTTTCTGTTGTCTTGCTCTGTTAGTTGAATGTTCCCCGATTTCATATCTTTGTGTGTATCATCATTATCACGTTTGTTTCCTGCTTCGATATGTTGGTGTTGGTAAGTTCATTGATGGCAGGTAACACTGACTGAGGGTTGGCCATTGATTGGCCTCGGTTCTCCAGTGCATTCCACACATAAGCTTTGGTGTCATTTGGAGCTTTTTGAAACACAGGTACCTTTTAACTCTTATATGATCTTATGTGCTCTTACCTGCTGCATCCACTCCAGACAACTCCCTTGTCCTTTACCTTATGcattgcacttcagtcggatccctttcccgcatacacgtatatgcatttgcacttcagtcggacccctttcccgcatacacgtatatgcatttgcacttcagtcggacccctttcccgcatacacgtatatgcatttgcacttcagtcggacccctttcccgcatacacgtttaCTTATTGTTCTTGCATGCGGTGACTCCGCTTTTGATTTGTTGACTGCTGGTTTGGTGTTGTGGTTGTTGGGTAATGGATGTGGAATGAAGGTGGATTTGTATGGGGTGTTGTGTATTGGATGTTGGGAAGAAGTTTCTATTCGTTCTTAATCCACGTAACCCAACTCATTTCAATAGCTTCAATCAAAATCATATGTTGGCTTAAAACTCCCCACTCGAGATTATTCTCTCCCTTCATTGATTATCGAAACACGATGGATCCAATATGATAAAAGTGGCCTACTGGCCAACTTTAATCGATCGTTTTCATTTTTGAATCATAAccaacaaatatttacattagtGGCCCTAAGGCCTACTTCAAATAAAATCTTACAACATGAACATGAAGCTAGAACATACAAAAATGGCTGGTCAGCCTATTTTCTTCCAAAGTCAACTTCTGGGTCCTCTTGGGGTTTACATATTGCCTTTGTCCTCTTCAGTTCTTCTTTTATTACTCATTATTCCGTTCGGTGATCCCAACTCCCCGCTCGTTGTGTTCCTTTCCTCCCATATTCTAAGTGGCCTCAAGGCCTACTTTATGAATCTGTCACTGCACATGCAAACAACCAATTTATAATGGCAGTATGGTCTATTCCACCATGATTTTTGGTACAATAAAAACATTGGAAATAAGTGGCCATAAGGCCGACTCCCTAGTGAAATAATGGACCTTCAACATAATGAATGAAGGTGGCTTATTGTCCCACTCTTCCCGATCAATTTTATTGTTGAATCATAAACAAAATATGTTTATTTCAGTGGCCCTAGGGCCTACGTCACATGACACCTTGAAATCAAGAACTTAATATATACAAAAGTGGCCCCGAAGGCCAACTCCCCACTGAAGAATGCCAACTCCCCAATGAAGATTAGCCTTCGTGATTGCTTTACTGGCAAGCTTTTCTTACTTCTTCCCTCATACTTGGAAAATAAAGCTTGAGATACTTGCCATTTATGCATCTTTTGTGTGATTGGTCATCTAGACTTGATAGCCAATATGTGTTTCCGTCCAACACCTTATGTACTTTGAATGGTCCCTCCCAATTGGGAGACCACTTGCCCAGCTTCCTATCTTTTGTTCCTAAAAGCAGTATAGCCTTCCACACTACTTCCCCCTCATGGAAGCTTTTCTTGTTAAATCTTTTGTTGTAGATTCTCGCTACTTTATATTTCTGTAACATTATAGCAATGTACGCTTGGATTCTCAGCTCCTCTGGTTCTTCTAACGGGTCTTGTACCTCATGTTGGCCATCTTCCAGTTGAGATGGCGCCATTAATAACTCGTCAACTTGAATCTCATCTTTTTCATGCTCCTCTTCGAACTCATCTTCATAAACCACTTCCGTCCCATGGATATTCCATTGTTCCTCATCGCATACTCTATCCGAAACCTGCTGCATGTAGAATTTCCACACGAAGGCTGCAGCCACCTCTTTCTCCATTTGGTTGTATTCAATCATCGATCTCCTCGATCGTCGGCTGAATCATCGGCCTATATGGCCCGAAGACAGTAGGTTTAAGTATCTAGTTCAACACTGAACTTGGGGTTAGGGACTGCATGTAAACTAGACTCTTTTTTCTATCCTTGCCACAGACTTTTATGGGCCCGAAATCCCCATTATAGTATCTGGCCTCCACTGTGTTGGCATGAGCTTGGAAAGGCTGTGCATCGGCTTCCACAATCTCCACGTAATCtcctttccaaaataaaaagaaCCGGTGCATTGAGGATGTGATGCACTGATTTGCATGGATCCAATATCTGCCTAACAAAGCTTGGAAGTTGGCAGATGAGTTCACAACAAAAAATGCGCAAATTGACGAAATACTCCCCACAACAACATCAGCTTGGAAAAACTCAATGTTCTTGGTGGTTTTTTCCGTAAACGCAGCAACAGAAACTTCTGTGGAGATTAGGTCCTCTTCATTTTTGCCCAAATTTTTAAACATCCTCACTGGCAAGACATTCACTACCGAGCCATTGTCGATTAACACTTTGGACACTGGCTTGCCATTCACATGAGCCTTGATGTATAAAGACCTTATGTCATTAGTCATATCGGCTGTTGTCTTTCCAAAATCACATGCTTAGGCTTGTTAGGGTGATCTTCTCTGATAATAACTCCTGAACCTCTTTCGGGGAGTTTGTTGCAAACCTTCATCTCTTCAACAGCTACTTCAGACACTGACTCCCCGCATTCTTCCTCGACAAGTTTGAACCTTTCTGGTAGTATCGTCAATCCTGTGACACAGTCCACTGATATGTGGAACTTCCCTATACAGAAACTGAATGTTTTCCTTtcttgattctcataatcacTCGGTAAATCATCGTCTTCGTCGACCCACTTATCTTCAGTGGCGGACCTACCAAAGTTTGACCTACTTCCCGCTTGTGATTCGATGACTGGCATCTCATGTATGGGTTTATTGTCTACCTTAGAAAGTTCTTCTTTTTTTGCAGCCGCTTTTTCCCTCAACAGCCTTCTTTTCTGGGTTCGAGTTGGTGGCCTAGGGAATTTTCTGTGTTGGGCCACTCTCCATTCGTGGGTGAATTCTTTTTTGGCTGGACGTACAAATCTGGGTCGAACTTCCCTGACCTCTACAGTCTTTCTCACCGGAGCTTCATTCACACGCTGACTTTTATCATGATAAAGTGACTTCTtcctgatttctatctttcgtGGTTCAACTCTGTTCACGTTCCTCCTGTTCGAGTATCTCTGGTGCTGATTGCGAGACGACTCCCCTCTAAACAATTGATTCTCAAGCACTGGTCTCTTGAATAAATATTGGTTCTTCGGCCTAGAGGCCGCAGATTCACCAACACTTCTAGGAAAACGCTGCTGAAATGTTCTTAGTTGATTAGTACTATACCTTACAGCGGCCTCAAATAGTTGACCTTTCGGAATCCAACATTTCTTAATTATTCGGTCTTTCATTGCAAAGAATCGGCTTCTTCTCTTTTCATTCAACAAATTTCTCAAATTTGTGACGTTCACGTTTACCGATGCCGCGGGAGGAAATGGGTCATTGTCCACTGCCATGTACTCTTGCTTGTTAGGGAATTTCAATATTCCTTTGTTGATTCTTTCCTGCAGAACATTCTTGAAAGCCCAACACAATTTAGTGGAATGATTGTATGAGTTGTGATACTTACAGTATTCTCGACTTTTCAGCTCATCCTTAGTAGGCATCCGATGATCAGGTGAAAAAGCGATGAACTTTTCTTTAACCAGAAAATCAAATATGTCATCTGTTTTGGAAATATTGAATGTGTACTGCATGTCCTTGGGAGGTCGGGAGCTATTCTTCTTTTCAGTTTCTGTCAGCTTCATTTTTAGCAGGGGAACCGTGTATGAACCAGCTGATCGAATTTCTGCCAAAACATCTTCCACCTCCTGGTAATAAGATTCCATTGTTGTTTTCTTGTTAGACGACTCATCTGTCAATAGTTCCTCGTACTCCCCAACCTTTGCTGCAAGTTCAAAGAAATCTCTGAATTCCATATCCTGAAACTTCTTCTTATGCTCAAAGTCTAGCCTCTTTTGTACTATTTTGACAAACTCAGTCTCTGGCAGAAACACCTTGCACTTGTTCTTTGTTTTCTTGAACCTATCAATGAACATATCAGCTGTTTCTCCTTTTTTCTGAGATATCTTTGACAAATCAGCGATGCACGCCTCAGGCTCAGTTCGGTAAAACTGAGTAAGGAATTGCTTCTCCATATCTTTCCAACTTAAGATTGAGTTTCGAGGAAGTGCGGCATACCCCGAAAATGCCGTGCCAGTAAAGGTATTTGGGAACAATCTCAACTTCAAAGTAATAAAGTTTTCCAAGTTCGCCAGCTCCCCACACCTTATAGTGAACCTAGAAATGTGCTCAAGGCTAGATTGACTATCTTCTCCAGAAAATAAGCTGAAATCTGGTACTTTGTAACATCTGGGAAATGGATTGTTGATATCTATGTGGTTGGGGTATGGCTTGTGAAATTCTGGGCGGCCAATTTGTCTCAAAGCCGGCCCATACATTTCTTGCACAGTTTCTCTCACCATATCAAGATCGATCATTGTTGCGTTTTTGTTGGGGAGCAGATGGTGATAATAGTTTGCCCCCCGAGTCTGAGCCTCTGTACTGTAACCAGCATTACATCCTTGGAAACTTCCATCAACTCCATGATAACCCAAGTGTGGTATATCATCATCCATTCCTGGTTGATACAAAGGATTAGTAATCGCATGGACTTGGTTGACAGGTTGTTTCAAACTCCCTGCTCCATCTGTACGTGGATATGGCCGAACTCTTCCACCTAAAGTTTTCTCCTTTTTATGTGATAGTGTGTAACTTCCTTCCCGTTGGTTTGGGAGTGCCAACTCTGGGCGGCGAGGATCGCCAGCCATTGAGTGTCCTGCTCCCTGGTCGAGTTCAGTGAATTGATTACTCCCCTGATCAGCCTCTTTAACAATGGTATTTTGCTCTTTGTTGGTTGATTGGTTCGGTTTACCCAATACTGTCTTCAAGCAATCAGACACAGCTTTGGACAGTGCTTCTGATATTTCTTCAAATTTTATCGCAGCCAACGTTTCaaccaaatgatttgaaatatgaGCATATACCTCTGGAACATGACTTGGATGCAAATCCAACTCCCTGGTCGGCTCTTCAGAAGCCGATTGTTCTATCTGTGGAGCATGAGTCTCTTCCTGGCTTGGTAGAAACTTCCCGTCTCTTTGATTGACGTTTTCTTTCCTTCTTGGCGGCATAGTGATGGTCCCACTGGGCgtgccaaaaatatgtttgcacaatatttggtgttgcgggcgtgccaggtgcgaagtgcaccaatttgcgtaaaaacaacgaaaatctaacttctaaaaactTGACGATTATGGATACTAAATTCGACCgtcggttctaatctcctaaaatGACTACGAcgccaaaataaagaaaactacTGGAATTTGGGGAATAAACTCCTGACATCATTTATATTTTCAACAAACAGTAGGAATTTACAAAATATGGAAATATAACACAAATAATTGCTGAAATCTAGAACTAGAAGACGCTAGAAATGTACTGGAAATACTTGAAAACTAGTGCAATGAAAGATTGAATTTTGCAGAGAGTATTTGCAGATTTGTCTGTGTAGAGTTGTGTTTGTGTCCCTCTCGTTGTGTTAGCCGATTCCTTTTTCTTCCTGGCCGCTGCGTCCTCTTTCTCCACTCCCCCATGATCTCCAATATCTGCTCCCCTAATGCCACGATTTCTAACTATCCTCCCACGTTCTTTTTCTCTTCCGCGCTCAGTGCTCATTTTTTAATCGATTAAGAATTATTCTTTTATGGGCTTATTTAATTGGGCTTCAGAATTGACTTGGGcttgtaattaaattatttttagcccaaacagTCACATATTCCTACAAACCAACTCACAGTTTCATATCGGAAACTTGATCACTcagaaacatgcaaataaaaaaattaaatttatctaAAACAAACGGGTTACAAAAATCACCTTTGACAAACCCCAGAGGAATTGAGCTCGTCCCAAATGACACGAATGCGATTTGGGTTTTGCGGGTGGTACTCGTCATCTGGGTTCTCGTTTTTACACATTCTGTCCTCGTAGAGGAGCCCCACACGACGCCGTATTGGAAGGTCATTGGTGTTACTTCGGGGAAATTTAGGGAAAAGAGAGTCTTGATgacttatttaaaaaaaaggaTCTGGATGGTAATTACGTAAATATCTTtgtatttaagtttaaaattgatTAATCATTTTTACTCTCCTAAACTTCTTCACTTCACTGTAAACCCTATGCACTCGCTTCGACTCTCTTGCCCTCGTTTTCTCGTCGACTTAATCCGCGCAGCTGAATCGACGAAACCCTTCTTCAACATTTTTCTTTGCAAGGCATCCGAGAAATGGCCGACCAAAATATGGTATGTTCACTTTTATTCTGTCATTTCATTGTTCGTGCctgtgttgaggaagaaatggTGGAATCGTCGTGTTGAGGAAGAAagggtgtgtgttgtgtgtgttgtTGCGCTTGGTCGACCAAGCGTGGTTTGGTGACCACCACTTGGTCGACCAACGCTTTGTCGACCAAGTGGTGGTCACCAAACCACGCTTGGTCCACTTGGTCGACCAACGCTTTGTCGACCAATCGTGGGTTTGTCGACCAACGTTTGGTCGACCAAGCTTGTGTAGAGGAAGAAGCTATGGTCGACCAAGCGTGTTTGGTCGACCCACTCTTCGTCGACCAACGCTTCTTGGTCGACCAAGCGTGGGTTGGTCGACCAAGAGACCAAACGTGGGTTGGTCGACCAACGCTTGTTGGTCCAATGTACATTAATTTTTATTCTAATATATTTGTATTTGTGATAGGTATATTTGCCGAGAAAACTAGGCAGGGATGCAATTTTTCGCTGCAAGCTGACACTCGAATCAAGATATAAATAGGTTTCGGAGAAGATTGTTCATTACCTCAACAACGACGAGAGAACCCTTTTTTTGGAGCAGTCTCCTTTTGGTAATTTGGTTAGGTATCATAgagatttaaatatttatagtcaAATTATGTGGTATTTGATGAGTAATCAGATAGTTGACACGGGTAGTGATGAGTTTTGGATGGTGGTGCGCAAGAGGCCGGTTAGATTTTATTTGTTAGATTATTGTTTAATAACCGGCCTCGATTGCGGTACAGAGCCTGTAGATGTACCAGAGTGAGGTGTCTTTGGCTCCAGACACTTTGGCGGTAAGTCTGAGATTGTTTTGAGTGAATTGGAGGCAAAGATGAGTGTTCAAGTGCAGAATGAGACTGGTGTAGACGTGGAGAAGTTAAAGATGGCTAGTCTTTACTTCTATTGTTTTGTGTTCGTTGAGGGGACTAGGGAAAAAACGAATAAGATCGACCCTAAATACCTGAGGGTTATAGATGATTTGGATAGGTTTAACAGCTATCTGTGGGGTAGAGTAGCCTTTCGTGATGCGGTCCGATGCTTGAAGAAGGACCTTTTAGGGCGATATAATTACCTTGCCGAGGCAAAGGGTCGGAAAGAAGTTGATGGCAGCTTCCTTGTCGGTGGTTTTGTGCTGCCTCTGCAGGTATATAAATTTTTGAATGTTAAAACtggatttgttatctttattCCTACTATAATATTGTTCTAAATTTATGTTACAGATCCTCGCTTATGAATATTATCCGAGCGTTGCACAAAAGTTTGCAAGGAGAAAAGATGTGGACGGTTTGATGTTGCCCAGGATGTTTCAGTGGGTGATTAACACGTGGTCGTCAAACCGTGCCCCAACTGCTAGTGATGTCACTGCAGCCTTTGGTGATTGTGCTATAGATGTAAGTAATATGAATTGatttgatataataaatatgTACTTAAATTTTAACTAATCTGATACGTTATGAATTAAATGTAGGATTGTCCTGGATGTTTGACTCCTACTCCCGAGGAGCTCGTTTCAGCGTATTATACAACCGGAGATTTGTTGATTCTGCGCCCGATGCGGTCACCACTCGGGTACTCGAGCTCTTGAGGCAGGGTTAacatgaacaatactaccatgctatactagcaaaaccagtactaccaaaggtttagggtttaccttcgtccgtcgacagccctttgatgtcgattgcctcgtaactcaggcgtcgctacactagcaatcctggcagctcttggctatcgctcgaccgacaactaaccctagaaaccttccaaatctctcaaatatgagacacaactcaaagtttgataaacaaaatgaggaaatccgagcactatttataggctatgttcggatccaccgaacccacttcggaacgtccgaactcccacgtgtccataggctcttgacacctcatgatcggatccaccgaactcacttcggaacgtccgaactcccacgtgtccataggctcttgacacctcatgatcggatccaccgaactcacttcggatcgtccgaactcttcggtgctaccgaaccatcttcggtccgtccgatcatgaccacggtcaaaattacacattaaaccttcttaatcaccattaatccgttaattacccaatttggaattcgggttactacattctccccccttaaaacgatttcgtcctcgaaatcaagtttagaggatgaacaaaacgaaataacaacatcgttaccctcaaaatctaagggacaacccatcactagacgcttagctaacaccgaatgacccatcggagtagaaacggaaagaatgacgtcttagagaaacatacggtaacttatgacgcttacaaatcgtgcagaaatgaatgaatgagatgctccggtatcaataagaacaaaagcaggaatccGCATAAACGAAACNNNNNNNNNNNNNNNNNNNNNNNNNCGTCAAACAGCATATGTAGCGAGCACCCTGGAGTCTCTCTCGTCCAGCACATGCATTCTGCACATTCAACCCCTCTGTCTAGCACACGCCTTCTACCCATGCATCTCCTGACGTTTCTGGCACTCCGTCCTGGTGATCTCATAGATCCAGATCTAGCACCAGTTCTCCTATGCGTACGGTCTAGAGTTCCACTTTGACTCAATCCTTCCCGCCGCCCCATCACCGTTGGAGAATTGTTTCGAGCGGCGACTGACTTTGTTGGAGGATTCCGTTACGTTCATGCATGTTAGGATGTCTGCAGAATTTCTTGAGACCAGAGTATCTATCAGGAGTATAAATCAAGCTCTAATTGACTTGAAATCGAGTTTGACTGAACAGATTAGAGCTGGTTTTGCTGAGATGAGGTCTAACATGCTTGTGCAGCATGACAGAGATTATAGCATAGCCTATACCAGAGGGCGGAAAGAGGAAAGCATCCGAGGCAGATTTTGGTgagttaattttattaattatatttatgtttatataatataatgatttaGTACAAATCTCATAATTGTTTTAATTTGTTTAATGTGCGCTTTTAGGTGTGGATGATAATCTGGCGAGGGAAATTGGCAGTACTAGCCAAACACTACATATATTTGAGCCTATCTTCCGGTCATTACAGAGGAGTCCTCAGAAGGTGCGTTAATGCActtttttgatttgatatttatGTATAGTATATTAAACAAACAAACTTTTATTTTTAGATATTCAAGTTACTCCGGATTCGTGTAAGTCAGGTGGCGAGGCGACCACGTCGAGAGGTTATTACAGTAACTTTGTCTATTCATATTTGCATTAAAgttgttattattttaatttgttgAATATACGCTGTTAGGTATGGCTGATAATTTGGGTAGGGAAATTGGCAATAGTAGCC
It contains:
- the LOC140820600 gene encoding uncharacterized protein, with translation MSVQVQNETGVDVEKLKMASLYFYCFVFVEGTREKTNKIDPKYLRVIDDLDRFNSYLWGRVAFRDAVRCLKKDLLGRYNYLAEAKGRKEVDGSFLVGGFVLPLQILAYEYYPSVAQKFARRKDVDGLMLPRMFQWVINTWSSNRAPTASDVTAAFGDCAIDDCPGCLTPTPEELVSAYYTTGDLLILRPMRSPLGYSSS